The Montipora capricornis isolate CH-2021 chromosome 1, ASM3666992v2, whole genome shotgun sequence genome contains a region encoding:
- the LOC138040479 gene encoding nucleotide-binding oligomerization domain-containing protein 1-like: protein MDLREALTPKTFNSLSFVAVLLWIFVGLAATGIFSELEISEPRFDFDCVVKTGSDKGFIRRKCFDQYQKKINKLGIPPYAFIIFNFSAISIVSLVYSQYVKSTVNRLEGGHEDAEGERRNPSRRRRLFVSYLSQLAAKFALGIIFIVFLETDLFYPGHFPTDFTCRVEKGNDSGDLSTNQTQSTLYKCFSQRAANKTFWINAVTVVNGIFAFFALVEIVWILSRAKKGRTFMDNRQFYADHLRSNSDQQQETPQEEIPLTEVESGCQPAVQEAVTVQNAPSSLNTGEAEELAREQLVLTEAIKKMKDDCLNSTEQLHDLKQPFRRKPGEGPKPNDLKTDQIYVNVAIHEGRAFHVFAQNRSEQLKQYPPNSKDRLYATPDDLIDKQHKNVLVVGRPGIGKTLLSTKILRMWASGEAFNGDQDDKKHIVVVFLLKFRRFTSNLLLNLRELLAKGETVEQLCDSMWNFVITYPSRVLFIFDGVDEFSAKEDIAGKDHTCYKNGLEEKMPISALFNKLAGGQLIRGLNIVTTTRPTAVTCVEDVNFDRTVEILGFTSEKVEDYVEKFTQGVRDAKDKIWGHIKSNMNLFSLCYIPVNCFLICSCLMEIFSLTDTAHTLPTRMTDIYRMVVKIFFFKHNRPSNAQGNLKDYMYLPFNKLPNDHKEIFKRLGEIAFEGVKQGRLLFESSEVSGLEDCGLLHRLPDAKSRFNEPPKAQYCFTHLTLQEFFAAKNVVESLNKRELENFVSEHINDGAWQMVLQFVAGLLEPDPETESSNSDIFIKLLPTSTKELMNDDSLPETKTLTCWPAKKDKQLALNLCKCLYEIDDEKQQAVLQNKIEQIGFNAVDFNECLLGPVDFAAVSHFLENASGVLIMDLGDNDLGSLGAKEVQKFLVNTGCKLNSLNLWGNKLTDEAAEHLSAALKHSNCKLNSLYLMGNELTDEAAEHLSAALQDSNCKLNSLNLRNNKLTDEGAEHLSAALKHSNCKVNSLNLERNKLTDKAAEHLSAALKHSNCKLNYLNLGFNNITLKAAVAFRKSVKHINCEVLV, encoded by the coding sequence ATGGATTTAAGAGAGGCGTTAACTCCCAAAACTTTTAACAGCCTTAGTTTTGTAGCAGTCTTACTTTGGATTTTTGTTGGTTTGGCAGCGACTGGGATATTTTCAGAGTTGGAAATCAGTGAACCCAGGTTCGACTTTGACTGCGTTGTGAAAACCGGCAGCGACAAGGGTTTCATCCGAAGAAAGTGCTTCGACCAGtaccaaaagaaaatcaacaaactcGGCATTCCTCCCTACGCCTTCATCATTTTTAATTTCTCCGCGATTTCCATTGTTTCCCTCGTATACTCGCAGTACGTCAAGTCAACAGTTAATAGACTCGAGGGCGGTCACGAAGATGCCGAAGGAGAGCGGAGGAATCCAAGCCGAAGGCGTCGGCTTTTCGTCTCGTATTTATCTCAACTTGCCGCAAAATTTGCTCTGGGaatcattttcattgtcttcCTGGAAACTGACCTATTTTATCCCGGGCACTTTCCCACAGATTTTACCTGTCGTGTTGAAAAAGGTAATGATTCGGGGGATCTATCTACGAACCAGACACAATCAACACTTTACAAATGTTTCAGTCAGAGAGCAGCGAATAAGACCTTCTGGATCAATGCTGTGACAGTCGTTAACGGCATTTTCGCATTTTTTGCTTTAGTGGAGATTGTCTGGATCTTATCACGAGCTAAGAAAGGAAGAACTTTTATGGACAATCGACAGTTTTATGCTGATCATTTGAGATCGAACTCGGATCAACAACAGGAAACACCTCAAGAAGAAATACCGTTAACTGAGGTAGAAAGTGGTTGTCAACCTGCAGTGCAGGAAGCCGTCACTGTCCAAAATGCTCCTTCATCACTGAATACGGGTGAAGCGGAAGAACTCGCTCGAGAGCAACTTGTACTGAcagaagccattaaaaaaatgaaggatGATTGCTTAAATTCCACGGAGCAACTCCATGACTTGAAGCAACCTTTTCGACGGAAGCCAGGCGAAGGCCCAAAACCCAATGATCTAAAAACTGATCAAATTTATGTCAATGTGGCAATCCATGAAGGCAGAGCTTTTCATGTCTTCGCGCAAAACAGAAGCGAGCAGCTCAAACAATACCCGCCCAATTCTAAGGACCGTCTGTACGCCACGCCAGACGATCTCATTGACAAACAACACAAGAATGTCCTTGTTGTTGGACGTCCTGGCATAGGAAAGACATTGCTAAGCACTAAAATCCTTCGAATGTGGGCATCTGGTGAAGCCTTTAATGGAGATCAAGATGACAAAAAACACATTGTTGTTGTGTTCCTCCTGAAATTCAGGCGCTTTACAAGCAATCTATTGCTTAATCTCCGTGAACTGTTGGCTAAAGGAGAAACAGTTGAGCAGTTGTGTGATTCTATGtggaattttgttattacaTACCCAAGCcgagttctttttatttttgacGGAGTCGATGAATTTTCTGCGAAAGAGGATATCGCTGGGAAAGACCACACATGTTACAAGAATGGCTTGGAGGAGAAGATGCCTATTTCCGCTTTGTTTAACAAACTAGCGGGAGGACAACTTATTCGTGGTCTAAACATAGTCACAACAACAAGACCAACGGCAGTGACCTGTGTTGAAGATGTGAACTTTGATAGAACAGTCGAAATCCTGGGATTTACGTCCGAAAAGGTTGAAGACTATGTCGAGAAGTTTACACAAGGAGTTCGCGACGCAAAGGACAAAATTTGGGGACACATTAAGTCGAACATGAACCTGTTTTCATTGTGCTACATCCCAGTGAACTGTTTTCTTATTTGTTCTTGTCTTATGGAAATTTTCAGTCTCACTGATACAGCACACACCCTGCCGACAAGAATGACTGATATTTACAGGATGGTTgtaaagattttcttttttaaacacaATCGGCCAAGCAACGCTCAAGGTAATCTCAAAGATTACATGTACTTGCCGTTTAACAAGCTCCCAAATGATCACAAAGAAATTTTCAAGAGACTGGGAGAAATTGCTTTTGAGGGAGTAAAACAAGGAAGATTGCTGTTTGAGTCAAGCGAAGTCAGTGGTTTGGAAGATTGTGGACTTCTTCACAGATTGCCAGACGCCAAATCCCGTTTTAATGAGCCGCCGAAAGCCCAATATTGCTTTACACATTTGACACTGCAAGAATTCTTCGCTGCAAAAAATGTTGTGGAGTCCTTGAATAAAAGGGAACTCGAAAACTTTGTGTCAGAACACATTAACGATGGTGCATGGCAAATGGTGCTGCAGTTTGTGGCTGGATTACTCGAGCCTGATCCAGAAACAGAGAGCTCAAACAGCGACATTTTTATCAAACTACTTCCTACGTCGACTAAGGAACTGATGAATGATGACTCGTTACCAGAGACAAAAACACTGACCTGTTGGCCAGCTAAAAAAGACAAACAGCTAGCACTGAACTTATGTAAGTGTTTGTACGAGATTGATGATGAAAAACAGCAGGCAgtgttacaaaacaaaattgagcAAATTGGCTTTAACGCCGTAGATTTTAATGAATGTTTACTCGGGCCTGTTGACTTTGCTGCTGTCTCGCATTTCTTAGAAAATGCTTCGGGAGTTTTGATTATGGATTTAGGGGACAATGATCTTGGTTCATTGGGTGCAAAAGAAGTGCAAAAGTTTCTTGTCAATACTGGATGCAAACTAAACAGCTTAAACCTCTGGGGTAACAAGTTAACTGATGAAGCAGCCGAGCATTTATCAGCAGCACTAAAGCACAGTAATTGTAAACTAAACAGCTTATACCTCATGGGTAACGAGTTAACTGATGAAGCAGCCGAGCATTTATCAGCAGCACTACAGGACAGTAATTGCAAACTAAACAGCTTAAACCTCAGGAATAACAAGTTAACTGATGAAGGAGCCGAGCATTTATCAGCAGCACTAAAGCACAGTAATTGCAAAGTAAACAGCTTAAACCTCGAGCGTAACAAGTTAACTGATAAAGCAGCCGAGCATTTATCAGCAGCACTAAAGCACAgtaattgcaaactaaactACTTAAACCTCGGATTTAACAATATAACTTTAAAAGCCGCGGTCGCCTTCCGTAAATCAGTGAAGCATATTAATTGCGAAGTTTTAGTTTGA